One Cheilinus undulatus linkage group 22, ASM1832078v1, whole genome shotgun sequence DNA window includes the following coding sequences:
- the hacd4 gene encoding very-long-chain (3R)-3-hydroxyacyl-CoA dehydratase 4 yields MLSFRLIYIFSYNLFQFCGHTWILANTIARFFTFGKDALADTFYSVGFVMSLCQLLSILELFHIADGIEKARLFPRFVQVVEKNLLLIMVIMLEEIQSKPVICVQLFLWNILDLLRYPHELLCLMEKPSITMLWTRYTLWIPVYILSAATEGVTIYQALPYVEPKTPKSPSLNSTVTTHLHLPFILMVYLPVLILGASVAVWQLLKERKHHLDKWNKKMKKK; encoded by the exons AT GCTGAGCTTCAGgctcatttacattttctcctATAACCTGTTCCAGTTCTGTGGACACACCTGGATCCTGGCCAACACCATCGCCAGGTTTTTCACCTTTGGAAAAG ATGCCTTAGCAGACACGTTTTACTCGGTGGGCTTCGTGATGAGTCTGTGCCAGCTGCTCTCCATCCTCGAGCTCTTCCACATTGCAGACGGCATCGAGAAAGCCCGGCTCTTTCCTCGTTTTGTTCAG GTGGTGGAGAAGAACCTCCTCCTCATTATGGTCATCATGTTAGAGGAGATCCAGAGTAAACCCGTCATCTGTGTTCAGCTCTTCTTGTGgaacattttagatttattacG GTACCCTCatgagctgctgtgtttgaTGGAAAAACCCTCTATCACCATGCTGTGGACTCGCTATACTCTCTGGATCCCCGTCTACATCCTGTCAGCAGCCACTGAAG gtGTGACTATTTACCAGGCCCTACCATATGTTGAGCCTAAAACACCAAAATCACCATCTTTAAATTCAACAGTGACGACACACCTTCACCTGCCTTTCATCCTCATGGTCTACCTGCCTGTCCTCATCCTCG GAGCGTCTGTGGCGGTGTGGCAGCTGTTGAAGGAGAGAAAACACCACCTGGACAAGTGGAAcaagaagatgaagaagaaataa